The window GGTATTGTTTTGTAGAATGCAGAGAAAGTTTGCTATATTGTATGAGTGTCCCTGGTACAACTCTGTATTGCAGAAGCTACATACTTACAAGATGTTAATGAtatgtttcttcttttaaTTAGGTGCAAGTATGGAGGGGATAATCAATAGAGCATACTTGGATGGACTACATACTTGGATGAATCTACTCTTCATTGCTGTGTGTGTGAATTCCTTGTATTGTAAAggatattgatattttgtttagaGTATTTCAATAGCAAAGCAGGAAGCCAATAATTATGGAGGACAACCACTGGCGTTGCAATCATCAGACTAGTAGATTCCATATTgtaagatattttatttgaaattcgaTTGTGCTGAGTTGAAgattaaacttaaattaaggGTAATTCTATCATAAACTTTACTATTTACTAATCACTAGTGTTAACGCCCATGCTAATGCTCATGGGacaaaagaatttaaaaaataaatacataataaaatgaaaaaataaaaaatatgttaaataaagACCAAAAAGTAAAATCGATAATTTGAAAATCCTATATACAATATCTGAACGATCATCTGATTTTAGTCCCTTTACCCCAACAAATCTACTcgtattcaaaaatataaacattaaaaacgacatcgggttttaatgtataattggtaaagttagtaaaaaaaattggtaaaataagagagaagaaaaatgagaaaagtaagaaagagaaaagtagTGAAAGTAGAGTTAGTGGATAAGGGCTCATatccaaaaaatagaaagattctaaagtttatattttaaggaacgatccaaaatgaaaataattgctatttttaaaaaacggaggaGTAACAATCTCTGCCACTTCGATTACACGTAAatgtaataaacaaatttggaTAACCAATCGATCTATAAATAGTCATTGCATCTTGGTAATTCTAGATCATATATCTTGCACCGCCAAATGTAACCGGAAGGCGTAATGATTCGTTTACTATGCATCGAACCATACTGTCTCACCTCGCAATACGCTTCGCCAAACCACTATACATTTTAGCACGTAATTTTTTCGCAGGTTCTAACAAACGTAGTCATCAGCCTCATCAAAGTATAagcatcaacaacaaattattggaataaatcaatatttaatttgaaaaatagattaaagtactttaaatcaaatagaaaaattcaaatatactttaattatagaAAACGTTTTAGTAAAcaacataataatagaatCAATCACTATAGaatatactcctccgtccatagtaaatgtcacacttttctttttagtttgttccacaaaagatgtcatatttctcttttagaAAAGTTCCGTCTcacattaattattactcctccgtcccGAGAAGTtgcatactttgaaaatggcacggaTTTtagaggttttgttttgtgtgttaaatggagagaaaatatattttttttattcatggatataactttttttccaaaagaaatgtgacatctttggacaaactaaaaagaaagtgtgtCAACTTCTCcgggcggagggagtaaattatATTCACTttcaccacttaacacacaaaataacatctcctaaaatctcgtgtcatctcccaaatgtgacatctactatggaacggatggagtataattttatctcttGAAAATACAACATACATTTGACCATGACTAAAAACATGTCTTTTATAAATAGACCAACAATACTAAAATAACCTAAAATTTCACAATTAATATACTTACTTTAGTATAATTTAAgttaaatagataataaatagtaccTATGGGTATAtatcttgaataaaatataattaataatttaattattatattaattatatctacaaatattcattataataatttagttataccacaataaatttattttaccaatcaataaaatacaaactcttaaaattaaatttttagttgGTTTGGTTggtttattataattaaaataaaaaagtaataataataatattttataaattaataaattatataagtatattaaaaaattgatgaaagcATAATCAAATATacctttaaaaatatactcctcataagcatttattataataattttttaacaaactAATCTTCTTTtaatctaatattttataaattaataaattatataagtatattagaaagattgatgaaaaaaaaaattagttcatATTAGTTCACatgaatgaataaatgaattcTCAATCAATTCTACAtctatttatcattatttcaaAACTTGTTTGGGGTCCATTTGAGGCCCATTAATttccatgtttttttttccttttttctattagtatagataaaaaatgaaagctTTGGGGAAACACATAAAGAATTTTATCCTCggcaagaaataaaaaatttaagctggggttttggggattttgaaagtgttaattttaaaaaaggggggatgtattaaagtagagagaagaaaaagataattttttaataggCAAAAAAAGTGGAAGTTTTAATttgggagagagaaagttaccaaaaaggaaaagggaaaTCTTAGGGAaaactaaaaagggaaaagggaaatCTTAAAGGGAGGgggtaaataaataaataaatcatctTTTCCCTCCTTTCCATTTTCCCCAAAAAAGGTGTtctagtaatttaaataaactgCCCCTTTTTTAGATAGTATGGAAGTAAGGATAgatagataattttatttcaaatactaataatttataaatttattaatatagccCCACATTAACTGcattataacaaattaattaatcaaattaactCCCAAAAATAGCGTGCAATGTAAGCCTCGAACTTCAGCCAGTTTTCTCCTCCCTCTTGTTTCTAGTTTCTTTCATTCcttatttcttgtttctttcGTTCCTTTTTTTCCCCGTTTCTTCACATTTGAGCGTTCAAACAATCAAAGCTTGGTATCGTTCAATGGCAGAAGCAGTGGTGTCTTTTGCTCTACAACCATCCGTGATTTGCTATTGGTAGAGGGAAGGTTTTTAGCTGGTGTGGCTGATGTCAAGGAGCTTAGAGGCAGCTCAAAGAGATAAAGTGTTTCCCCCCAAGCGCTGATAAAAGCGACATGAAAGCAGTACCTTTCCAAATTGATCTCCGAGATCAGAGATCTCGTCTAAACCCGAATCCGCCATTGAAAGGCATGCAGCTTATCAAGTTTCTTCAAGGAGAAGAGGCCCACTCAGTTCCGAAAACCCTGCATTTTGACGTTGCAGCTCACCCCACCAATTAGGCTCTAAATTTTCACAAATTACATCAATCGGGAGAGGATAAAAAGGATATGCAAAATAACAGCATAAAAGGCATAACATTCACCCAAATGGAGGGGGGGAAGCTCGACCAACAATATGTCAAGAAagacttttccttttttgagaGGGGAGATTGCTTGGGCATGGGGGATGAGCTGGAGCAGCTTGTTCATTACCAGGAAAAGACACTGAGGATCGGATTATTTCAGTGTGGGGAATGGGAGGCTCAGGCAAGACCACTATTGCCAAGAAGCTCTACAATGAGACGACCGACTTTGATCTCTCCGCGTGGGTTTGTATTACACAGCAATGCGAGAGTCGATCAGTTTGGGAGGATGTTCTGAGGCAACTAGAGAATcagaagaagaataagaagagTGTTTCAAGTGTGAAACATGAGCTACGAATAAAGGAGGAGGTTCCAAGTCTGAGCAACTTTGAGTTGATCGAGCGACTATGTGAGATACAAAGAGAGAAGCGATGTCTCATTGTTTTGGATGATCTTTGGGAGCTTTCTCATTGGGAGGAGTTGAAGCATCCGTTCATTGCCCAAGATTTGCAGAGCAAAATATTGGTGACAACACGGAAACAAAAGGTTGCAGAGATTGGATTGGCAGTGGAACATGGCCTTTTACATATGGATGCTGCAATGGAACTACTAAAATACAAAGCATTTCACCATGGAAACATTCCAGGTCAATTTGTTGCTTGGTTTAAAGAACTTACAATCTCAGTCAAGCACCTTCTTACTGAATTTTactaaatattcaattgatcgtcatttattattacttcaaTATGCAGACTTGGCATTGGAAGaaagatttgagaaaattGGGGAAGAAATGGTGCATAAATGTGGGTATTTGCCATTGGCAATTTCTTTACTCGGCGGGGTTTTGAGGAAGAAAATTTCGATGGAGGAGTGGGAATTAGTTAATAAAGACATCAAAGAAGTCATATATAGAGATGAAAAGCAGATTGATGGAGTGTTGAGCTTAAGCTATGAAAGTTTACCCTATTATATGAAGCCTTGCTTTTTATATATGGGTATATTATTCAATGAGGATGAAACCATAGATGCAGGGCATTTGTATAAGATGTGGATAGCACAAGGCATGATTTCATATGAGAATATTGGAGACAAAGAGGACACTTTAATGGACATCGCTGAGCTATACTTAAGTGAGTTGGCCTCTAGGTCTCTAGTTCAAGTTGAAATTATGTTTACTTATGATGTCGCAAATAGAACTAGAAAATATGATACATGCAAACTTCACGATGTAGTACGAGAACTATGTTTGCAATTGGGGAAAAGGGAGGATTTTGGTGTGCAGAGTTTGGAATATCAAGGTGGAAAACTTAGTACCTTGATACGGGAAGCTTCCTCGCATATGAAAATACAACATTTGGCTATCCATTTCAGGAGTGAAGTTGAACACGAGCCTGCAGTCACTTGTGGAGAAGATACTAGCAAGCATATAAGGTCTCTTCGATTGACCAATCTCATAAATTCGAATGTTTTTCTGTTTCCTCCACAAAGTATGGTTGatcttcaaaaattcaaattgttgAGAGATCTAGTTATCGTGGGATTCAAATTCGCAGGAGGAAAGTTACCAAGAGGAATCACTAATCTTGTTCACCTTAGAAGTTTGTGTTTACAAGGATGTGAACTTGATAAGCTACCGTCATCCATTAGGAATTTGGTATACATTGATACCATCGATTTAGCAAATACAATGAATGTTGAAGTTCCAAATGTTTTGCAGGAGATGCTGCGATTAAAACACttatattttcctttatatGGAGATGAAAAGATTGGAAATTATCGAGTAAGATTGGATGAGGGATTAGATGGGTTGGAGAGTCTACAATTCTTGGATAGTAGATATCATGAATTAAAATGTATGGACAGAATGAAGAATCTCCGACATTTTTCAGCAAGAATACACGATAAAGAAAGCTTATCAGCCATCATGAAGGCCATTATGAAGTGGAACAAGATAGTATTTTGTAGAGTTTATATCGAAGACAGCTGCGACTTAACAAGTGAGCGAATTCTGGAGAAGGCTTTGAAATGTCCCAACCTTCATGGCTTGTGGACTAAGGCTAAGTTAGGGAAGGCGCTAGCAGAGTGCGAGAGTGACTTGAGAACCTCAAAACTTAGGTTTTTGAGCCTGTATGCGTCCGAGATTGAGGATGATCCAATGGGGATACTAGGAAACCTTGCTTGCTTGGTAAACTTGCAATTAAGGTGTGAATCATTTGTTGGAGAGGAGATGACGTGTCCAGCAAATAGTTTTCTTCGCCTCAAGGAGCTAGAATTAATAGGCTTACCAAAGTTGAGGGGGTGGAGAGTGGAGGCAGGAGCCATGCCCCTTCTCTCCCAATTAAAGATCGAAGAGTGTTCTTGTTTGGAGATGATGCCTGAGGGATTGAGTGGCATTTCTTCCCTTCAGAGAGTTGTAATTAAACAAATGCCGGGATTGAGAGAAAGGGTATCACCATCAGGACAGGATTTCCACAAAGTCCGCCACATCCCTTCAATCATCATCGAGGACTAGTCTATACCCAGGTATCTCATTTCATGTTAATCTGGCATCAGATTTCTTTGTTAGAAAAATCTTGTTTGCTTTCATGTTCTTGTTTCTCTGTTTTTCTGACTGGCTGAGTGGGTTGAAGGTGGTGGCGATGGTGTTGGTGATGTGGGAGTCTGTGCCATAAATCAATTACTTGAAGATGAAGGGGAATGGCAGAAATGATGTTGGTGTGCAGATTCAGCTTGTTGATGAAAGAGGATCTTATGCTGTAtcttagtttttcttttcttgttttggggAAATGTGTAGATGCAAGATTATGTGCATTTGTATATATCTTCAATTAATTGTGTCAATTTAAGATTTGTTAGAATGTATATTGATTTATGTCTACaatgttaaataaaaaaagatcaatttaaatatttagtaaaTCACTATTCCTACCATCAACTAATTTCGTATAGTACTCAATTAAGATTTGGTTCTGGTACAGCATTCATCTGAACATCAGGATTGCGAAACAGGTATTTCATTGTTTAAGAATGCAGAAAGTGTATACAGATTCTTTATAGAGTATGCATTTTGTGTTACATTCAGTTTCCTCGCTCATCACACAACGTCAGCAGCTAACTACTACTTAACTAACAAACTATATGTAACTAGCTTCTCCCCATCTTTCCCCTCCCTTTCCATTTATGAGGTCCCCTTCATATATCATGTAAAATTCAACCTCAAATTAGCCCTTGCCATATTGTTTGCTTCAGTGAAACTCATGCATTTTTTGAACTCAGGCATATTTAATCACACAGTTATTCAAGACTATTCAATGGATAGGGCATAAAACACATGTACAGTTAATAAAAGAAGCTCCATGTTTACGACAAATTCCATGTCATATCTTGCAACTTAAAGAACATGAAACTAACCCTGTATATATTTGCTCAATCTGGTAATGGTTCGACCAACGTATCAACAAAGTTTATATATTGATctaagaaaaaaggaaataaagcTAGAGATCATAAGAGTATAATCAGGGAAACTGGAAGTACCTGCAAGGAGGGGCCAAGAGTTTTCAGTTGTTACATTAGACGACCAACATAATTAGCTCGGGGGTATTTGTTCTTCAGCTGTGGCCACTGCACGAATAATTGATCAGCCATCCGTAGTTTGTAAAGAAGCAACCCGCTCAAAGATAGCCTTCTGACTCTAGCAATACTCTCAACATAGAAAATGGATGACCACCTGATCCCCAAAACCTGAAAGTTGCAGTATAACGTAACATTGTTCTGTAAACCCCAAATCAAATAAGGCATATATTGACGAGCATAGTTATGCAAACCATGAAACCAAAAGCAATGGCGCAAAGCGGTATACAAGTCCCAGGCCCATTGCACAAAATCTGCAAATGGGAAATATTGAGTGgagcaaataaaataaataaaactacatGATCCTTGTCACAGTTGAGTGTATCAAGAAATCACAATACCACTTGAGGTCGGATTTTGATCATCAGCCATAATGCATGGGCTAAAGCACCTAAGTTGTGCCAACTGAAGTTATGTAAGACTGTCCAACCTCGCGACTACGgtaaatttgcaaaaaatcTGAAGCGCATATCGTATCAGCTTCTGCCTAGCACATAAAATCTTGTCAGGGCATGGAAAAGTAGTAGAGTGTTCAATTAGTCATCAAAACCCaaacaaaactaatttatgGACACGTATAACGTATTCATAACGACCAGTGACCTTTATCCATGAGTAAGTGTATATAAAGTAATTAGCATATATACTTATCCCATGTACctcacaaaaaaatcacagtTCTAACTTCTATCCCAACGTCAAGAACAAACTACGTCCACATATATATCACGCATATTATGTATGTAAAACAAGCATAATTTCAATCTCATAATCTGACTAGTGTTCTCATTTACATCCAAACTAAACACACAAAgcacaaaataatcataatgcAATAGGAAGAATATCATATACGTAGAGTAGCTAAAGGTATTTTaccttgttcttcaaggtGTCCTCCATCACACAAGCTTTCTGAAGGCTCATGTTATCAGTGGCAGCAGCAATATAGCATCTTGGTTTAAATCTTTCCATCTGCATAACACCTAATAGGTTTAGCATCTCTGCAGTGTGACCACCTAGATTTGGATCAAAAGGACAACTCAAAACGAGACtctgaaaaaacaaataacgGATGTAAATATGCGCCCAGCCATATCAAATTATCGCCTTATAATCAGAACTTCTTTTCAAGTATTACAAATTTTGAGGTGAAACTTGGTGGCTGCAATCATAGGAGACAAATAAGGACAAGAAAAGGTAGAAATTTGCTACCTGAACCAAGAATTATCAAGGTACTCAGAGGTCCTGGAGGTCTATTGTGTAATTGTTTGCCGCTTCGAGATACAACATACAAAATACGGAACAAAAGCAAGGTAGAAGCGCCAATTATCAGCAAAATCGGAAAATTGAGGAATCCTACATAGGAAAAGAAACAGCTGCTTCCGTTCTCCATCGCCAGAATTTTTCTGTATCGCAATCATACAACGGAAATCAACAGCTTACCGAAATCAAACAAAGTAGAGGTTTATGAAGGAACACTATAATCATCTTTGATTTCAATAACAGTATTCAACTCCTTTCCGATTCATAACAATAGAGGATTTTACCTAATAAGCGTACCGTAAATGATGCGAAAGAGATCGGAATTGGCGGATTCAACGCGGCGGCGACAGCCGTTGCCGCCGGAGGAGGGAGGGGATGACACGAGATCACTAAAAGATTACTTCATTTTCCCCCCTAAATCGAGCTGAATTTAGGACTAGAGTTCTGCCATTATTTCtatattgaatttgaaatttatcaCTTTCTTATAAGTAGTACTCTactatatactactagtatatcaTTCCAagttaaaaattgtttttattgaattaaataaagaaaaaataaatagaaagacAAGCAACCCGCAAAGTTGTGGCTAGGGATGTCAGTGTAGCCTGTAAACCCGTAGAGTGGCCGAATAGCCCACCAAATTTATAGGATTCGGGTTGGAAATTTATAGACCGTTTAAATTaaaacccgattagcccgcatcCGATTAACGtgcaacccgttagggccaaacccgaaaacccgatgaGCTGGCCCAAAACCCCGATAAAGTTTCtgttattctatttttcactcctaattcgacacttcattgattaattttataatatactccctccgttccatagtaatagagttattttcattttggtacgttccattgTAATAGAGTCgcttccttttttagtaaaagtcaacacaatttttcacacctactttattttctcttactttttttctctctccatctctctacctttttcattttccactttattattcctttacttaactcacctaacacaatttttcttaatcttcgtgccaaaaagaaacgtcgccattactatggaacgaagggagtagataactaaaaaatactttcaattttatattaaatatacaaattatatattgaattttatttaaaacttcaaatttactaaaaaattatttaaatttctaaaacttgcattaaaatttcaaaaaatatctcaaatattaggatttgaatatgtttatgattgagtttaaacatatatttaaaatttatcataattaaatattttaattttatgaatataattaattttcatcattatttattagattgatcgcatgttaatcTTATCGGTTAGTAACCCGATTAACCTGCTGGGATAACCCGAAACCCGAGTTTTAGGGATTAggattgaacttttataacccgaaaaaagCACAACTCGACTAGTCCGCACCCGGTTGACCCGCAATCCGAATAGGGTTAGTCTGAAATCCGGTGGGCcgacccgattgacatccctagttgTGGCGtcctaaaaaaatgaatatgaattgATTATGACAATTGCATGTAAAGTCATCAACTTTCAAAATAGTTTAGTTATTTCGGTCCTTTTGAAGTACTGGAGCGAATCGGGCAGGTGGCATATCGCCTTCGTCTTCCGGAAGGGAGCAGGGTGCATAACGTTTTCCACGGTGATGATGTGACCAATAAACTTTATATATTGACCTAAGAAATAGGGACTGAGTGGCATTTCTACCCTTGAGACCCTTTAGTCGAGTGAATAGGGAGATGTGGAGTCTAGAGGGCATCCGTGGATATCGGCGTTGTCAGGGTAGAGAAAATGGGGCTGGGGTTTGGGGATGGTTTTTGTAAAGAAAggatagaaaaagaaaagaaaaaacccGTGCTTCAATGAAATGACGTTTGAGCATAGCCGAACGACGTCGTTTTTTTCCACTGCATATTTTCTCGATCTCGGGAAGTTTAAACCGGATTCACCCAAAATTCAACTAGTGAAGCGATTTGAAAAGAGACACATTTTAGTTATTACGTATTTGGTCATCAAACATTATGGAAGTAGCTAGAAGtcaatataaatttgtgaCTTAATTGATGGAGTTTATACTattcctaaaaaaatagtgcatcattttctcatttagaatgtcttataaaataatactattgcataaacatttatttgaaaaaacaaaaaagtaaataatcgCCATCAGCATGTATGTTAAACATAAGAAAAGAATCACCgaaaagaataaagtgagATTAGTTTACTACTCGTAATATGATATTATGATGGAGTACCATTTTCATTGCGTGACATGCACAAGTTCTTAATCTATACTGTACATCCTCTCTTAattctttcttgtttcttctCCCTTTCTTCACATCTGAGCAATCActaaacaatcaaattaaagCTTGGAATTGCTGCAATGGCAGAGGCAGTGGTGTCGATTGCTCTTGAAACCATCCGTGATTTGCTATTGGAAGAGGGACGGTTTTTAGCTGGTGTGGCCGATCAAGTCAAGGAGCTCGAGAGGCAGCTCAAAGAAATGAAGTGTTTCCTCGAAGACGCTGACAAAAGACGACATGAAAGCAGAACTATCTCCAATTGGATCTCGGATATCAGAGATCTCGCCTACAGATCCGAATCCGCCATTGAAAGACACGCAGCTTATCAAGTTTCTTCAAGGAGAAGAGGCCTCAGGCAGTTCGTCCGCAAATATTCCTGCATTTTGGAAGATTGCAGCTCACTCCACCAATTAGGCTCCGAGATTTCACAAATCACAACAAGTCTGGAGAGGATAAGCAAGGATATGCAAGAAAACGGCATAAAAAGAAGCATAATCATGAATCCAAATGGAGAGAGGGGAAGCTCGGCTCGAAACAACATGTCAAGGAAGACTTTTCCCTATTACGAGATGGGAGATTGCTTTGTAGGCATGGAGGATGAGCTTAAGCTGCTTGTTCATTACCTAGGGAAAGAAACAGAGGATCGGATTATATCAGTGTGGGTAATGGGAGGGTCAGGCAAGACCGCCATGGCCAAGAAGCTCTACAACGAGATGACCGTCTTTGATCTCTCGGCGTGAGTTTGCATTACTCAGCAATGTGAGAGTCGATCAGTTTGGGAGGATGTTTTGGGGCAGCTAGAGAATcagaacaagaagaagaagggtgTTTCATTCATGAACAATGAGCCACGAACAAGGGAGGAGGTTTCGAGTCTGAGCGACTTTGAGTTGATAGAGAGACTATGTGAGATGCAAAGAGAGAAGCGATGTCTCATTGTTCTGGATGATGTTTGGGAACTTTCTCAATGGGAGGAGTTGAAGCATCCATTCATTTTCCAAGATTTGCAGAGCAAAATATTGGTGACAACACGGAAACAAAATGTTGCAAAAATTGGATTGGCAGTGGAACATGGGCTTTTGCATATGGATGCTGCTTTGGAACTACTCAAAAATAAAGCATTTCAGCATGGAGCCATTCCAGGTCAgtttcttttatttacttttattattattattattattattattattattattgttattattat is drawn from Salvia hispanica cultivar TCC Black 2014 chromosome 6, UniMelb_Shisp_WGS_1.0, whole genome shotgun sequence and contains these coding sequences:
- the LOC125195442 gene encoding putative disease resistance protein At1g50180; its protein translation is MGGSGKTTIAKKLYNETTDFDLSAWVCITQQCESRSVWEDVLRQLENQKKNKKSVSSVKHELRIKEEVPSLSNFELIERLCEIQREKRCLIVLDDLWELSHWEELKHPFIAQDLQSKILVTTRKQKVAEIGLAVEHGLLHMDAAMELLKYKAFHHGNIPDLALEERFEKIGEEMVHKCGYLPLAISLLGGVLRKKISMEEWELVNKDIKEVIYRDEKQIDGVLSLSYESLPYYMKPCFLYMGILFNEDETIDAGHLYKMWIAQGMISYENIGDKEDTLMDIAELYLSELASRSLVQVEIMFTYDVANRTRKYDTCKLHDVVRELCLQLGKREDFGVQSLEYQGGKLSTLIREASSHMKIQHLAIHFRSEVEHEPAVTCGEDTSKHIRSLRLTNLINSNVFLFPPQSMVDLQKFKLLRDLVIVGFKFAGGKLPRGITNLVHLRSLCLQGCELDKLPSSIRNLVYIDTIDLANTMNVEVPNVLQEMLRLKHLYFPLYGDEKIGNYRNEESPTFFSKNTR